A part of Acipenser ruthenus chromosome 50, fAciRut3.2 maternal haplotype, whole genome shotgun sequence genomic DNA contains:
- the LOC131721994 gene encoding zinc finger protein 345-like, with the protein MDSVEMESVPIKEELFELELVPFSVEFFGLACPPIKQELCEVQCDSSQQDVSEIKAEHNEFEIPQTEELLSVKQEEVLEIKQEGLTVEFDHMEAGKEESEDFKPNIPELEPVHLRKCSVVLERVCMRERGTGEEGFPPNSTQGAGKEDGWSYSEDSLAGSSPAAKASVGSGEYPDSGKGFKKQQRIHTEAKPYRCSDCGKRFSQSGNLKSHQRIHTGEKPYCCSDCGKHFSHSGALKQHQRIHTGEKPYRCINCGKIFSRIDSLKTHQRIHTGEKPYLCSDCGKCFSQLAHLETHQRIHTGEKPYSCSDCGKSFSNRGILKAHMRIHTGQKPYCCTDCGKSFRQSGDLKIHQRIHTGEKPYRCSDCGMSCSRSEHLKTHQRIHTGKKPYCCSDCGKSFSQLGNLKAHQRIHTGEKPYHCSDCGKSFRCSENLKTHQRIHTGKKPFFCSDCGKSFRQSGDLERHQRIHTGEKPYLCSDCGKSFRDSGDLKKHQRIHTGEKPYRCSDCGKCFKQSGELKTHQRIHTGEKPYCCSDCGKSFSQSHSLISHQRIHTGEKLYCCSDCGKSFRDSGDLKKHQRIHSGEKPYSCSDCRKSFRDSGNLKKHQRIHSGEKPYSCSDCGKSFRDSGNFKKHQRIHRGEKP; encoded by the exons atggacagtgtggagatggaatctgtcccaATTAAAGAGGAGCTctttgaacttgaacttgtcccctTTAGTGTGGAGTTCTTTGGGCTGGCTTGCccccccattaaacaggagctctgtgaggtgcaatgtgacagcagtcagcaagatgtctctgagattaaagctgagcacaatgaattcgagatcccccagacagaagaactgctttctgttaaacaagaagaggtgctggaaattaaACAGGAGGGTTTGacagtagagtttgaccacatggaagccgggaaggaagaatctgaggacttcaaaccaaacatccctgagctggagcctgtacacCTGCGgaagtgtagcgtggtgctggagagagtCTGCATGAGAGAGCGAGGCACTGGAGAGGAAGGCTTTCCTCCCAACAGCACACAAGGCGCTGGAAAGGAAGACGGGTGGTCATATTCAGAAgacagtctagcag gttccagtccagcagctaaagcgtcGGTGGGcagtggagaatatcctgactctgggaaaggttttaaaaaacagcagcgaattcacacagaagctaaaccgtatcgctgctctgactgtgggaagcgtTTCAGTCAATCAGGAAACCTGAaatcacaccagagaattcacacgggagagaaaccgtattgctgctctgactgtgggaagcatttcagTCATTCAGGAGCCCTGAAAcaacaccagcgcattcacacaggagagaaaccatatcgctgcaTTAATTGTGGGAAGATTTTCAGTAGGATAGActccctgaaaacacaccagcgaattcacacaggagagaaaccgtatctctgctctgactgtggtaaGTGTTTCAGTCAGTTAGCACACCttgaaacacaccagcgaattcacacaggcgagaaaccgtacagctgctctgactgtgggaagagttttagcaACAGAGGAATCCTGAAAGCCCACatgcgaattcacacaggacagaaaccgtattgctgcacGGACTGTGgcaagagtttcagacagtctgGAGACCTGAAaatacaccaacgaattcacacaggggagaaaccatatcgctgctctgactgtgggatgagttGCAGTCGTTCAGaacacctgaaaacacaccaaagaattcacacaggaaagaaaccgtattgctgctctgactgtgggaagagtttcagtcaattGGGAAACCTGAAAgctcaccagcgaattcacacaggagagaaaccgtatcactgctctgactgtgggaagagtttcagatgttcagaaaacctgaaaacacatcagagaattcacacaggaaagaaaccatttttctgctctgactgtgggaagagtttcagacagtcaggAGACCTTGAaagacaccaacgaattcacacaggagagaaaccgtatctctgctctgactgtgggaagagtttcagagattcaggagatctgaaaaaacaccagcgaattcacacaggagagaaaccgtatcgctgctctgactgtgggaagtgtttcAAGCAGTCAGGAGAGCTGAaaacacaccagagaattcacacaggagagaaaccgtattgctgctctgactgtgggaagagtttcagtcagtcacaCAGCCTtatttcacaccagcgaattcacacaggagagaaactgtattgctgctctgactgtgggaagagtttcagagattcaggagatctgaaaaaacaccagcgaattcactcaggagaaaaaccgtattcctgctctgattgtaggaagagtttcagagattcaggaaacctgaaaaaacaccagcgaattcactcgGGAGaaaaaccgtattcctgctctgactgtggtaagagtttcagagattcaggaaactttaaaaaacaccagcgaattcacagaggagagaaaccttaa
- the LOC131721999 gene encoding zinc finger protein 664-like isoform X1 — MRHSGAQNASNIIIPCHAMDSVKIECVSIKEEFPERELVPIRVEFSGLASLPIKQELCEMQCDSSQPEVSEIKDEHNELEIPQTEELLPVKQEEVLGIKQEAPEVEFDHMDPGKEESDDFKPNIPELEPVRLRECSVVLERICVRQQGGGKEDGQSYSECSLAGSSPAAKARACGVDYPDCGKGFSQLRALKAHQRIHIGQKPYCCSDCGMRCSQLGNLKTHQRIHTGEKPYHCSDCGKSCSRSEHLKTHQRIHTGNKPYCCSHCGKSFSQLGNLKAHQRIHTGEKPYHCSDCGKSFRRSENLKKHQRIHTGKKPYCCSDCGKSFRQSGDLKRHQRIHTGEKPYLCSDCGKSFRQSGDLKKHQRIHTGEKPHRCANYGKSFSQSTALFHTSKFTQEKLCCCSDRDHFSEQDSFA; from the exons atgcgccactcgggagcccaaaatgcaagtaacattat AATCCCGTGTcatgccatggacagtgtgaagatagAATGTGTCTcaattaaagaggagttccctgaacgtgaacttgtccccattagagtggagttctctgggctggcttcccttcccattaaacaggagctctgtgaaatgcaatgtgacagcagtcagccagaggtctctgagattaaagatgagcacaatgaattggagatcccccagacagaagaactgcttcctgttaaacaagaagaggtgctgggaATTAAACAGGAggcccctgaagtagagtttgaccacatggacccagggaaggaagaatcggatgacttcaaaccaaacatccctgagctggagcctgtacgcctgcgggagtgtagcgtggtgcttgagagaatctgcgtgagacagcaaggaggtggaaaggaagacggacAGTCTTATTcggaatgcagtctagcag gttccagtccagcagctaaagcgagggcgtgCGGTGTAGactatcctgactgtgggaaaggtttcagcCAGTTACGagccctgaaagcacaccagcgaattcacataggacagaaaccgtattgctgctctgactgtgggatgagATGCAGTCAATtgggaaacctgaaaacacaccagcgaattcacacaggagagaaaccgtatcactgctctgactgtgggaagagttgcAGTCGTTCAGaacacctgaaaacacaccagagaattcacacaggaaatAAACCTTACTGCTGCTCtcattgtgggaagagtttcagtcaattGGGAAACCTGAAAgctcaccagcgaattcacacaggagagaaaccgtatcactgctctgactgtgggaagagtttcagacggtCAGAAAACTTGAaaaaacaccagagaattcacacaggaaagaaaccatattgctgctctgactgtgggaagagtttcagacagtcaggagaccttaaaagacaccaacgaattcacacaggagagaaaccatatctctgctctgactgtggtaagagtttcagacagtcaggagacctgaaaaaacaccagcgaattcacacaggtgAGAAACCGCATCGCTGCGCTAACtatgggaagagtttcagtcagtccacagccttgtttcacacaagcaaattcacacaggagaaactGTGCTGCTGCTCTGACAgagatcacttttcagagcaagacagctTTGCGTAG
- the LOC131721999 gene encoding zinc finger protein 664-like isoform X2, with protein MDSVKIECVSIKEEFPERELVPIRVEFSGLASLPIKQELCEMQCDSSQPEVSEIKDEHNELEIPQTEELLPVKQEEVLGIKQEAPEVEFDHMDPGKEESDDFKPNIPELEPVRLRECSVVLERICVRQQGGGKEDGQSYSECSLAGSSPAAKARACGVDYPDCGKGFSQLRALKAHQRIHIGQKPYCCSDCGMRCSQLGNLKTHQRIHTGEKPYHCSDCGKSCSRSEHLKTHQRIHTGNKPYCCSHCGKSFSQLGNLKAHQRIHTGEKPYHCSDCGKSFRRSENLKKHQRIHTGKKPYCCSDCGKSFRQSGDLKRHQRIHTGEKPYLCSDCGKSFRQSGDLKKHQRIHTGEKPHRCANYGKSFSQSTALFHTSKFTQEKLCCCSDRDHFSEQDSFA; from the exons atggacagtgtgaagatagAATGTGTCTcaattaaagaggagttccctgaacgtgaacttgtccccattagagtggagttctctgggctggcttcccttcccattaaacaggagctctgtgaaatgcaatgtgacagcagtcagccagaggtctctgagattaaagatgagcacaatgaattggagatcccccagacagaagaactgcttcctgttaaacaagaagaggtgctgggaATTAAACAGGAggcccctgaagtagagtttgaccacatggacccagggaaggaagaatcggatgacttcaaaccaaacatccctgagctggagcctgtacgcctgcgggagtgtagcgtggtgcttgagagaatctgcgtgagacagcaaggaggtggaaaggaagacggacAGTCTTATTcggaatgcagtctagcag gttccagtccagcagctaaagcgagggcgtgCGGTGTAGactatcctgactgtgggaaaggtttcagcCAGTTACGagccctgaaagcacaccagcgaattcacataggacagaaaccgtattgctgctctgactgtgggatgagATGCAGTCAATtgggaaacctgaaaacacaccagcgaattcacacaggagagaaaccgtatcactgctctgactgtgggaagagttgcAGTCGTTCAGaacacctgaaaacacaccagagaattcacacaggaaatAAACCTTACTGCTGCTCtcattgtgggaagagtttcagtcaattGGGAAACCTGAAAgctcaccagcgaattcacacaggagagaaaccgtatcactgctctgactgtgggaagagtttcagacggtCAGAAAACTTGAaaaaacaccagagaattcacacaggaaagaaaccatattgctgctctgactgtgggaagagtttcagacagtcaggagaccttaaaagacaccaacgaattcacacaggagagaaaccatatctctgctctgactgtggtaagagtttcagacagtcaggagacctgaaaaaacaccagcgaattcacacaggtgAGAAACCGCATCGCTGCGCTAACtatgggaagagtttcagtcagtccacagccttgtttcacacaagcaaattcacacaggagaaactGTGCTGCTGCTCTGACAgagatcacttttcagagcaagacagctTTGCGTAG